The Flavobacterium sp. HJ-32-4 genome contains a region encoding:
- a CDS encoding DUF4406 domain-containing protein codes for MPKPLMILVAGPYRSGTNDDPQRIEANVKAMTDVALKLYRIGHMPVLGEWFALPLIEAAGSKQIGDAVFNEIFHPIAVKLIDYCDAVLRMGGASAGADEMVRTGREKGKQVFFELSEVPVIES; via the coding sequence ATGCCAAAACCCTTGATGATCCTGGTAGCCGGACCGTATCGCTCCGGAACCAACGACGACCCCCAACGCATCGAAGCCAACGTGAAGGCAATGACGGATGTTGCATTGAAACTCTATCGCATAGGGCACATGCCCGTGCTCGGTGAATGGTTCGCGCTGCCGCTGATCGAGGCCGCCGGTTCCAAGCAAATCGGGGATGCGGTCTTCAATGAGATTTTCCATCCGATTGCCGTCAAACTCATTGACTATTGCGATGCGGTCTTACGAATGGGTGGGGCGTCGGCTGGGGCGGATGAAATGGTTCGAACCGGTCGCGAGAAGGGCAAACAGGTTTTCTTCGAATTGTCCGAAGTCCCGGTAATCGAAAGCTAG
- a CDS encoding M23 family metallopeptidase, translating to MAKVKYYYDSENLAYRKITVRKRKKFGYAMLFLLSSALFGVLAFVVLLNTSFLDTPKDRLQERELQNLKVRYAILNKRMDELDEVISDIEERDNGIYRNYFNTSPIPAAQRKAGLGGVNRYKELEGFDNSELVINTTKRIDILSKELAVQSKSLDEIAKLAKEKEKLLAAIPAIQPVRNENLRAVASGFGYRSDPFTKVRKFHAGMDFSARTGTPIFATGDGVVERADNTASGYGNHIVIRHGYGYETLYGHLSRYKAKRGQRVKRGEIIGYVGSTGRSEAPHLHYEVHKNGEVVNPINFYYGNISAAEYVLISKLANQENQSLD from the coding sequence ATGGCGAAAGTAAAATATTACTATGATTCCGAAAACCTTGCGTACAGGAAAATCACCGTCCGCAAGCGCAAAAAGTTCGGGTATGCCATGCTTTTTCTCCTGTCGTCGGCACTCTTCGGTGTGCTGGCATTCGTCGTCCTGCTCAACACCTCTTTCCTCGATACACCGAAAGACCGTTTGCAGGAGCGCGAACTCCAGAATTTGAAGGTACGCTACGCCATCCTCAACAAACGGATGGACGAACTCGACGAGGTGATCAGCGATATTGAAGAACGCGACAACGGCATCTACCGTAACTATTTCAACACGTCGCCGATTCCCGCGGCCCAGCGCAAGGCGGGTCTGGGCGGAGTGAACCGGTATAAAGAACTGGAAGGATTCGACAATTCCGAATTAGTGATCAATACCACCAAACGGATCGACATCCTGTCAAAGGAACTCGCCGTGCAATCGAAATCGCTTGATGAGATCGCGAAGCTGGCGAAGGAAAAAGAAAAGCTGTTGGCGGCGATTCCGGCCATTCAACCCGTCCGGAACGAAAACCTGCGGGCTGTGGCATCGGGCTTTGGATATCGCAGCGACCCGTTTACCAAAGTGCGGAAGTTCCACGCCGGGATGGATTTCTCAGCGCGCACGGGTACCCCGATTTTTGCGACAGGCGATGGCGTGGTCGAGCGGGCCGACAATACGGCCTCCGGTTACGGCAACCATATTGTCATCCGGCACGGTTATGGCTATGAAACGCTGTATGGCCACCTTAGTCGTTACAAAGCGAAACGGGGCCAACGTGTCAAGCGGGGTGAAATCATCGGATATGTCGGAAGCACGGGACGTTCAGAAGCGCCGCACCTCCATTATGAAGTACATAAAAACGGGGAAGTTGTAAACCCCATCAATTTCTATTACGGAAATATCTCGGCGGCTGAATACGTCTTGATTTCCAAATTAGCCAACCAGGAAAACCAATCTCTCGACTGA
- the alaS gene encoding alanine--tRNA ligase has translation MKSQDIRRQFLDFFESKGHLIVPSAPIVLKDDPTLMFNNSGMAQFKEFFLGNGRPKSKRIADTQKCLRVSGKHNDLEDVGFDTYHHTMFEMLGNWSFGDYFKKDAIHWAWELLTEVYGVPKDILYVTVFEGSKEENVPFDQEAYDIWSALVPEDRILMGNKKDNFWEMGDQGPCGPCSEIHVDLRSPEEKALIPGRDLVNGDHQQVVEIWNNVFMEFNRKADGSLEKLPAQHVDTGMGFERLCMVLQGVQSNYDTDVFTPLIQKIEGLTGTRYHSKAPSAEAEKVNIAIRVVADHVRAVAFAIADGQLPSNTGAGYVIRRILRRAIRYGFTFLNKKEPFIFELVAVLAQQMGDFFPEIKAQEQLVANVIREEETSFLKTLDQGLQLLENLVKDSDGKEISGDKAFELYDTFGFPKDLTALILKEKGMSFSESEFDKAMQVQKTRSRAASEVATDDWTVLIEGNVETFVGYDQLENEVRITRYRKIDSKKDGVLYQLVLDATPFYPEGGGQVGDRGTLSSGDEAIEIIDTRKENNLILHFVRKMPNNLKATFIANVDGALRARTECNHTATHLLHQALRTLLGTHVEQKGSLVAPDYLRFDFSHFAKVTDAQLAEVEAFVNARISDHLALEERRSIPFAQAVSEGAMALFGEKYGDNVRAIRFGTSMELCGGTHVRNTADIWYFKIVSESAVAAGIRRIEAITNDAVRTYFADQERALENIREALKNPQDSLKAVVSLQDENTKLKKQVEQLLKEKARNLKGELATELKTVNGVRFLAKQVDLDPAGAKDLAYELGQLGNDLFLVLATAADDKPMLTVYISKDVATEKNLNAGTIVRELAKHIQGGGGGQPFFATAGGKDVLGIPQALEAAAGFLP, from the coding sequence ATGAAATCACAAGACATCCGCCGCCAATTCCTCGACTTCTTCGAAAGCAAGGGCCACCTGATTGTTCCCTCAGCACCCATCGTTTTGAAAGACGACCCGACGCTCATGTTCAACAATTCGGGCATGGCGCAGTTCAAGGAGTTCTTCCTGGGCAATGGCAGACCGAAAAGCAAACGCATCGCGGATACCCAAAAATGTCTTCGTGTGTCGGGCAAACACAACGACCTGGAGGATGTAGGCTTTGATACCTACCACCACACCATGTTCGAGATGCTGGGCAACTGGTCGTTCGGCGACTATTTCAAGAAAGACGCCATCCATTGGGCATGGGAACTTTTGACCGAAGTGTACGGTGTGCCGAAAGACATCCTCTATGTAACCGTTTTTGAAGGAAGCAAGGAAGAGAACGTCCCGTTTGACCAGGAAGCATATGACATTTGGAGCGCGCTTGTGCCCGAGGATCGCATCCTGATGGGCAATAAAAAAGACAATTTTTGGGAAATGGGCGACCAGGGACCCTGTGGACCTTGTTCGGAAATACACGTTGACCTTCGATCACCGGAAGAAAAAGCCTTGATTCCCGGACGCGACCTCGTGAACGGCGACCACCAGCAAGTGGTGGAAATCTGGAACAACGTGTTCATGGAATTCAACCGCAAGGCCGACGGATCGCTTGAGAAATTGCCGGCCCAACACGTCGACACAGGCATGGGATTCGAGCGTTTGTGTATGGTGTTGCAGGGCGTGCAGTCGAATTACGACACGGATGTCTTCACCCCACTTATTCAGAAAATAGAAGGGCTTACCGGCACCCGTTACCATTCGAAGGCGCCATCCGCAGAAGCAGAAAAAGTCAACATCGCCATCCGTGTGGTAGCCGACCACGTGCGGGCAGTCGCGTTCGCCATCGCCGACGGCCAGTTGCCATCGAATACCGGGGCAGGTTACGTCATCCGTCGTATCCTCCGTCGCGCCATCCGCTATGGTTTCACCTTCCTCAACAAAAAAGAACCTTTCATATTCGAACTCGTCGCCGTCCTTGCACAACAAATGGGCGACTTTTTCCCGGAAATCAAAGCCCAGGAACAACTCGTGGCCAATGTCATCCGCGAAGAAGAAACGTCGTTCCTGAAAACGCTTGACCAGGGACTCCAGCTACTCGAGAATCTTGTAAAGGACTCTGACGGAAAGGAGATCTCCGGTGATAAAGCGTTCGAACTATATGATACTTTTGGCTTCCCTAAAGACCTTACGGCGTTGATCCTGAAGGAAAAAGGAATGTCGTTCAGCGAAAGCGAGTTCGACAAAGCCATGCAGGTGCAAAAGACCCGTTCGCGCGCTGCGTCAGAAGTGGCAACCGACGACTGGACGGTTTTGATCGAAGGGAATGTGGAGACCTTTGTAGGATACGACCAGCTTGAGAATGAGGTGCGTATTACCCGTTACCGCAAAATCGACAGTAAGAAAGACGGTGTCCTGTATCAACTCGTACTCGATGCCACGCCCTTCTACCCGGAAGGGGGCGGACAAGTGGGCGACCGCGGTACGCTTTCATCGGGAGACGAAGCGATTGAGATCATCGATACCCGAAAAGAGAACAACCTGATCCTGCACTTTGTCAGGAAAATGCCGAATAACCTGAAGGCGACGTTTATCGCCAACGTAGACGGTGCCCTACGTGCCCGAACCGAATGCAACCATACCGCCACGCATTTGCTGCACCAGGCGTTGCGTACGCTTCTCGGCACCCATGTCGAGCAAAAGGGATCACTCGTAGCGCCCGACTACCTGCGCTTCGACTTTTCCCATTTTGCCAAAGTAACCGATGCCCAATTAGCCGAGGTGGAAGCCTTTGTGAACGCACGGATTTCCGATCATCTGGCGCTTGAGGAACGCCGCAGCATCCCATTTGCACAAGCCGTATCGGAAGGTGCTATGGCGCTGTTTGGGGAAAAATACGGCGACAACGTGCGCGCCATCCGGTTTGGCACGAGTATGGAATTGTGCGGTGGTACCCACGTGCGCAATACCGCCGATATCTGGTATTTCAAGATTGTATCGGAAAGCGCCGTAGCGGCAGGCATCCGTCGTATTGAAGCAATTACGAACGACGCCGTACGCACCTATTTTGCCGATCAGGAACGCGCACTGGAAAACATCCGCGAAGCGCTGAAAAATCCGCAGGACAGCCTGAAAGCGGTGGTTTCGCTTCAGGACGAAAATACCAAATTGAAAAAACAGGTAGAGCAACTACTGAAAGAGAAAGCCCGGAACCTCAAAGGCGAACTTGCCACCGAGCTGAAAACGGTGAACGGCGTACGCTTTCTGGCGAAGCAGGTGGATCTCGACCCGGCGGGGGCGAAAGACCTGGCGTATGAACTCGGACAACTCGGAAATGACCTCTTCCTGGTGTTGGCCACCGCAGCCGATGACAAGCCGATGCTGACGGTATATATTTCCAAGGACGTCGCGACCGAAAAGAACCTGAATGCCGGTACGATTGTGCGCGAATTGGCGAAACACATACAAGGTGGCGGTGGCGGACAACCGTTCTTCGCAACCGCGGGAGGAAAAGACGTTTTGGGTATACCGCAGGCGTTGGAAGCCGCGGCCGGATTCCTTCCGTAA
- a CDS encoding T9SS type A sorting domain-containing protein codes for MTKWTKTMLASLLFMGAIVDQSVAQSCTIGNEDVTGFDNTVDSFAADYLVGTRYQLEADGTLTGVGFVGRNTGAQVQMAVYTDFDNQPGTLIAVSTVGTVGEGLQTFPLTPTALSAGLYWIMAVYDESGPHTHTKTTPEGRICSYKQLPFGSAIPSTGTGFGGYIGTDFSYFMQITCGTLHAEHPDVTAFRCYPNPARETIEIPAIQGLDATRYRITDAAGKTLLSGGWSDGVVKIDVTALASGVYWLQTDDGRWPPIRFCKV; via the coding sequence GTGACAAAGTGGACAAAGACAATGCTGGCCTCATTGCTGTTTATGGGCGCTATCGTTGACCAGTCGGTAGCACAAAGCTGCACTATTGGCAACGAGGATGTTACGGGTTTCGACAACACCGTCGATTCGTTTGCCGCCGACTATCTCGTTGGGACGCGGTATCAGTTGGAGGCCGACGGTACACTGACCGGTGTAGGTTTTGTCGGACGCAATACGGGCGCACAAGTGCAAATGGCCGTCTACACGGATTTTGATAACCAGCCGGGAACGCTTATCGCTGTCTCGACCGTTGGCACAGTTGGGGAAGGTTTACAGACGTTCCCGTTGACGCCCACTGCGTTGTCAGCCGGCCTGTATTGGATCATGGCGGTCTACGATGAATCCGGACCTCATACGCATACCAAAACCACACCCGAAGGTCGGATTTGTTCGTACAAGCAATTACCGTTCGGATCGGCGATTCCGTCAACAGGCACCGGTTTCGGAGGGTATATCGGAACTGATTTTTCCTATTTCATGCAAATCACCTGCGGTACGCTTCACGCGGAGCATCCGGATGTAACCGCTTTCCGTTGCTATCCGAATCCGGCCCGCGAAACGATTGAAATACCTGCTATTCAGGGGCTTGATGCCACCCGTTACCGTATTACCGATGCCGCCGGGAAAACCTTGTTGTCGGGTGGGTGGTCAGACGGTGTCGTGAAAATCGACGTAACCGCACTCGCATCTGGCGTGTACTGGTTGCAGACCGACGATGGACGCTGGCCGCCGATCCGATTCTGCAAAGTGTAG
- a CDS encoding YgcG family protein, which produces MRKLSVIFAFVAAMFVPLHGFAQFEIPAKPSEQTSVYDYANMLEEQDEAALKEKLLKYADSTSNQMVVVTIETLKGDDIGTLTPRWAQEWGIGQSDTDNGVLILVAKEERKIWISPGYGLEDKITAGIGGEITRNIIVPEFKEGHIYAGLNKGTDALIDAIAGKYKDGSKARGRGGDEGFPWPALLVVFFVVVFIIIGAIRRGGRGGRGGLGGGGGMGLGEIILLSSLGRSSGGGFGGGGGGFGGGFGGGGFGGGGFSGGGSGGSW; this is translated from the coding sequence ATGAGAAAGTTATCAGTTATTTTCGCGTTCGTCGCAGCGATGTTCGTGCCTCTGCATGGATTTGCACAATTTGAAATCCCGGCGAAACCGTCTGAGCAGACCAGTGTGTACGACTATGCCAATATGCTGGAAGAACAGGACGAGGCAGCCCTGAAAGAGAAGTTATTGAAGTATGCAGATTCGACCTCCAACCAAATGGTGGTTGTTACCATTGAAACACTCAAAGGTGATGACATTGGCACACTCACGCCGAGATGGGCGCAGGAATGGGGAATCGGGCAATCCGATACCGACAATGGCGTACTCATTTTGGTGGCGAAGGAAGAGCGGAAGATATGGATCAGTCCGGGATATGGACTTGAAGACAAGATAACCGCCGGTATCGGTGGAGAAATCACGCGGAACATCATTGTGCCGGAGTTTAAGGAAGGCCATATTTACGCCGGACTCAACAAAGGTACCGACGCACTGATCGACGCGATCGCCGGTAAGTATAAAGATGGCAGCAAGGCCCGCGGACGCGGTGGAGACGAAGGGTTTCCCTGGCCGGCGCTGCTCGTGGTCTTTTTCGTAGTAGTGTTTATCATCATCGGCGCAATTCGAAGAGGCGGACGCGGTGGACGCGGCGGTCTCGGAGGCGGCGGTGGCATGGGTCTCGGTGAAATCATCCTGCTTAGCAGTCTGGGTCGCAGCAGCGGCGGCGGATTTGGCGGCGGTGGTGGTGGTTTCGGCGGCGGCTTTGGCGGTGGCGGTTTCGGCGGCGGAGGATTCTCCGGCGGCGGATCGGGCGGAAGCTGGTAG
- a CDS encoding LemA family protein gives MKKGTIIILAIVGVLLLGIFYFFSVKNEALRKSQAVNKEWGNVQTAYQRRNDLIGNLVNTVKGAADFEKSTLTAVVEARAKATSVTVDPTNLTAAQLSSFNAAQSGLTSSLGRLLVTVEKYPDLKANSNFLKLQDELSSTENQILTARTRFNEAVQAYNGYVLAAPQSLFLGGYTEKPYFESVAGADKPVEVKF, from the coding sequence ATGAAAAAAGGAACCATTATTATCCTGGCTATCGTTGGCGTTTTGCTTCTGGGCATCTTCTATTTCTTCAGTGTGAAGAATGAAGCGTTGCGGAAAAGCCAGGCGGTTAATAAAGAATGGGGTAACGTACAGACGGCCTATCAGCGTCGGAATGACCTTATCGGTAATTTGGTCAATACGGTGAAGGGTGCCGCCGATTTCGAGAAATCGACCCTTACCGCGGTGGTGGAGGCACGCGCCAAAGCGACGTCGGTTACGGTAGATCCTACCAATCTGACAGCCGCACAACTTTCATCGTTCAATGCTGCGCAAAGCGGACTGACCAGTTCACTCGGACGACTACTGGTTACGGTCGAGAAATATCCGGATCTTAAGGCGAATTCGAACTTCCTGAAGCTGCAGGACGAATTGTCGAGTACTGAGAACCAGATCTTGACAGCGCGCACCCGTTTCAACGAAGCGGTACAGGCATACAATGGTTATGTATTGGCAGCCCCTCAAAGCCTTTTCCTTGGAGGCTATACAGAAAAACCGTATTTCGAATCGGTAGCTGGTGCTGACAAGCCCGTAGAAGTGAAATTCTAA
- a CDS encoding MerR family transcriptional regulator, whose protein sequence is MHIELTPGKRYYSIGEVAKAFQVNASLIRFWDKEFDVLKPKKNAKGNRMFTPEDVKNLQMIYHLVKERGFTLEGARTHLKENQKKTLDTFEIISRLEAVKAQLVNIKNQL, encoded by the coding sequence ATGCATATAGAACTAACACCGGGTAAACGGTATTACAGTATAGGGGAAGTGGCGAAGGCATTTCAGGTGAATGCGTCGCTGATCCGTTTTTGGGACAAGGAATTCGATGTCCTCAAACCCAAAAAGAACGCCAAAGGCAACCGGATGTTCACCCCAGAGGACGTGAAAAACCTCCAGATGATCTACCACCTCGTCAAAGAGCGTGGTTTCACCCTGGAAGGCGCCCGCACCCACCTGAAGGAAAACCAAAAGAAAACGCTTGATACGTTTGAGATCATCAGTCGTCTTGAGGCGGTCAAGGCACAATTAGTAAATATTAAAAATCAACTTTAA
- a CDS encoding Crp/Fnr family transcriptional regulator has product MDTDLILGSIARHIRLSDEETRHFLTLLRHKTIEAGDYLLREGQICKEQYFVCRGCLKSFYTDSDGVDHLLDFSIEGWWAEDLHSMFTGTPSKTSIQAIERTEVWVIDTDALATIYRTLPQFERFFRLSFQNAYIAQRERIIANLSVPAEDRYTTFLARFPYAESRFLLKDVASYLGITPQFLSVIRRKKKAPN; this is encoded by the coding sequence ATGGACACAGACTTGATTCTCGGCAGTATAGCGCGTCACATCCGTTTATCCGACGAGGAAACGCGCCACTTTTTGACCCTCTTGCGCCATAAAACAATCGAAGCGGGTGACTACCTGCTGCGCGAAGGCCAGATTTGCAAGGAGCAGTATTTCGTTTGCCGCGGCTGTCTGAAGTCGTTCTATACTGATTCCGACGGCGTCGACCACTTGCTTGACTTTTCCATAGAAGGGTGGTGGGCCGAGGACCTTCACAGCATGTTCACCGGAACGCCGTCAAAAACCAGTATCCAGGCCATCGAGCGTACCGAGGTGTGGGTTATCGATACCGATGCACTTGCCACGATTTACCGAACACTTCCACAGTTTGAACGGTTTTTCCGACTGAGTTTCCAAAACGCCTACATCGCACAGCGCGAGCGCATCATCGCCAACCTCTCGGTGCCGGCAGAAGACCGCTACACCACATTTCTGGCGCGGTTTCCTTATGCAGAATCACGTTTTCTGTTGAAAGATGTCGCGTCGTATTTGGGCATCACGCCGCAATTCCTTAGCGTGATCCGACGTAAAAAAAAGGCACCGAATTAA
- a CDS encoding TPM domain-containing protein, translating to MAGDFLTKDDELQIVAAIQAAEKETSGEIRVHIEASCDKEPFDRAREVFAQLDMDATKLKNGVLIYMAVNDRKFVICGDQGIDAVVPADFWDTTKEAMQAFFRNGDFKSGLLTGIRLAGEKLRAFFPCEDDDTNELSNEISRG from the coding sequence ATGGCAGGCGATTTCCTGACAAAAGACGACGAACTCCAGATCGTAGCCGCCATACAGGCTGCCGAGAAGGAGACGTCGGGTGAGATACGAGTGCATATCGAAGCCTCGTGCGACAAAGAACCGTTTGACCGGGCCCGGGAGGTATTCGCCCAATTAGACATGGATGCCACCAAACTGAAAAACGGGGTATTGATTTACATGGCGGTTAATGACCGAAAATTCGTCATATGCGGTGACCAGGGTATCGATGCCGTTGTACCGGCTGATTTTTGGGACACGACCAAAGAGGCCATGCAGGCGTTCTTTCGCAACGGTGATTTCAAATCGGGTCTGCTTACCGGTATCAGGTTGGCGGGCGAGAAACTACGCGCGTTCTTCCCATGCGAAGACGACGACACCAACGAATTGTCAAACGAAATCTCCCGCGGCTAA
- a CDS encoding GSCFA domain-containing protein yields MELLTRLPKRPGEPRIDYDARMVSLGSCFAVHMAEKFDYFGFRHTVNPFGILFSPDAIEKVLHFAVSHKTFTDADLFFHDERWHCFDAHSDLSGTKEDVISALNDAVSLLRNCIADASHVIITLGTAWVYRYTATDALVANCHKVPQRDFTKELRSVEDVATSVRAMMTHIRQLRPEAHILFTVSPVRHIKDGFVENQRSKAHLIAGLHEALSDATHASYFPSYELMMDELRDYRFYTSDLLHPNELALSYIWEWFADTWIAPEALPIMEEVDAIRKGLAHRPFHPESDTHRRFREGLAERIRQLQQRFPFIRF; encoded by the coding sequence ATGGAACTGCTCACACGTCTCCCGAAACGTCCAGGTGAGCCGCGGATCGACTATGATGCACGGATGGTTTCGTTGGGTTCGTGTTTTGCCGTCCACATGGCCGAGAAGTTCGACTACTTCGGTTTTCGGCACACGGTCAATCCGTTTGGGATACTGTTCAGTCCGGATGCGATCGAGAAAGTCCTTCATTTTGCCGTTTCCCACAAAACGTTCACCGACGCCGACCTTTTTTTCCATGACGAACGCTGGCATTGCTTCGATGCCCACTCTGATTTGAGCGGCACTAAAGAAGACGTCATTTCGGCCTTGAACGATGCCGTTTCACTCCTTAGGAACTGTATTGCAGACGCGTCACATGTAATCATCACCCTGGGCACGGCATGGGTGTACCGCTATACGGCGACGGATGCGTTGGTCGCGAATTGCCACAAGGTACCCCAGCGTGACTTCACGAAAGAGCTACGTTCGGTGGAAGACGTCGCCACATCGGTTCGGGCGATGATGACCCATATCCGGCAGTTGCGCCCCGAAGCCCACATTCTATTTACCGTCTCACCGGTGCGCCATATTAAGGACGGTTTTGTGGAAAACCAGCGAAGCAAAGCCCATCTAATTGCCGGACTCCATGAGGCATTATCCGACGCAACGCACGCTTCGTATTTTCCGTCGTATGAATTGATGATGGATGAACTGCGCGACTACCGGTTTTACACCTCGGACCTGTTGCACCCCAACGAACTGGCACTATCGTATATATGGGAGTGGTTTGCCGACACCTGGATCGCTCCGGAGGCGCTTCCCATCATGGAGGAAGTGGATGCTATACGAAAGGGTCTCGCGCACCGACCATTCCATCCGGAAAGTGACACGCATCGCCGTTTTCGTGAGGGATTGGCAGAACGGATCAGGCAGTTACAACAGCGCTTCCCTTTTATCCGTTTTTAG